The DNA window ACCATGATGGTGCTGACCTTTATGGGACGCTATTCATTTCCGCAATTGGTGAACGATTACCGCAAATTTATTTTTAGCATCAACCATTCGGCCATTCAGTTTAAATTTCAGGAAGCGGAAAATCCGGAGGACAATGTTTTTCCTCATGCCAGCGAATTTAGAAATGCCATCGATTACAGAAATTCATTGGTAAGAAACTATGCAGCCGAAGTAGCGGTGAAGCATTTCGATGATTATCACTATTCAGGTGATATTCGCATTTTGCAATATTTTTCGGTGTTCAAGGAAATCCGTAAACGATGGAGGTATGTGTATGATCCCACCAGCGGTGATTATTTTGCATCAGCTTCCGAAACGGTTTCTCAATTACGCACCGATGGAAAGTTTAAGGGCGACTGTGATGATTATTCCATTCTGATGGCGGCCTGTATCAAAGCCATTGGTGGTCAGGTTAAACTAGTACGCACCCAGGTGAATTCCGGAGGCATGCTAACGGGACATGTATACCCCGAAGTTTTTGTAGGAAACAAAAAAGACCTGGAGAACATCAATTACCTCATTCACGAAGCCTTGTTTGTGAAGGAAAGTAAAGACAAACCCATTTATTACCATGTAGATGCCTCTCACAATGTGTGGCTGAACTTCGATTATAACGATTATTACCCCGGAGGAAAATACCAAAGCACCGTGCGAATGGGGGAATTAATTATTTAAAAACGTCAACTTTATCCACCTGAATTTACATGTTGGCATGCTTTTCGACGATAGAGCTGTTAAAATAGCTCAAATCCGAAATTTCTGCTGAATAAATAAGTATTTTTCACGTTGTAATTCCGCTATGCGAAAATGGATAGGCTTATTGGGACTTTTTCTTTCTGTCACTACGGTGATGGCCCAGAAGGATACTATTCGTCTTAAAGTAAAAGTGGAGGATTTGGATAATCCGCATATCTGGATGAATTTTTTCGCCATGAATATGCGTAGTGGCGTAGGAACATTCGGCGACCGATGGTCGGAATTCGACATGGTGGTTTTATCTACCGATACCATTGTGGTAAAATCCAAAGGATATGTTCCGCTTGCATTTTGTTTGAAAGATTCGCTGAGTACACCCTTTAAACTGTTTACGGTAAAACTTTTTAAAGAATCTATTTTATTGCCGGAAGCAACCGTTGTTACTGTTCGCGATTTCAAAGAAATTGAAGCGGATATTAAAAAACTGGAGAAGAAAAAAACTTCGGCCTATTCCAGCGATTATTTAAAAGTGCAGAGTCCAATTACCGCTCTCTACGAAGCAT is part of the Flavobacteriales bacterium genome and encodes:
- a CDS encoding transglutaminase-like domain-containing protein, whose product is MTEPKTDTVHPKRGLHILQVVLLVLIVLMLGVPLFIIIYNHIPPLYIPGTEWRIDHVLTFSAVFISVYYLARRIRHILFLVFATGLFTMMVLTFMGRYSFPQLVNDYRKFIFSINHSAIQFKFQEAENPEDNVFPHASEFRNAIDYRNSLVRNYAAEVAVKHFDDYHYSGDIRILQYFSVFKEIRKRWRYVYDPTSGDYFASASETVSQLRTDGKFKGDCDDYSILMAACIKAIGGQVKLVRTQVNSGGMLTGHVYPEVFVGNKKDLENINYLIHEALFVKESKDKPIYYHVDASHNVWLNFDYNDYYPGGKYQSTVRMGELII